The region CGAACCTTGCCCGGATCAGTGTCGCTGACCAGCAACTCTGCGCCTGCCGCATGCAGCTGCTCGGCCAATGCATACCCGACCTTGCCCAGCCCCTGAACCGCGACACGCAACCCCTCGAGGTTATCACTGCCCAAACGCCATGACGCTGAACTGCGGATTCCGGCAAAGACCCCCATTGCCGCATGGGGCGAAGGATCCCCCGCATCCGTGGTGCTGGTGACGTGTTGAGTGTGCTGAGCAATGCAGTCCATGTCGGCTGTCGAGGTGCCGCTGTCAATGGCCGTGATATAGCGGCCCGCGAGTTGCTCGACGCAACGGCCAAAGGCTTCAAACAATGCCGCTCTGCTCTCCACGTGCGCCGCACGCACAATCACCGCCTGCCCACCGCCAAACGCCAGCCCGGCCAATGCAGCCTTGTAGCTCATGTCTTGCGCCAGGCGGACGGCATCGTTCAGCGCGCTTTCATCATTGGGATAGGCCAGGTAGCGGCAACCGCCCAATGCCGGACCAAGACGACTGCTATGAACAGCAATCACCGCCTTGAGCCCGGTAACAGGGTCGACGCTGAGGTGAAGCGACTCGATATGAGCGCTTTGCATGAGAGCAAACATAATGACCTGGCCCTCGAACAGTTACGGGTAACGCCAGTATAGGTCGCGTCCGAAAATCCGTTGAAGTGCGCAAGCATAAGATCGAGGTATATGTGCGATTAAAGACATATCGGTTCAACCACCTGCGCGAACCAGGCAGCATGGCTTTTGGAAGAGACCACCCCGTCGTTCGTCAGCGCTGACGAACGACGGGGTGGTGATACCCGAATGCCCCGCGCTAGGCACTTGCCGGAGGCGGTGTATCGGGCTGCTGCGCCGGATGAGCCTTAATGAAGGCCGGGTGATTTTGCGCCAGTGCCAGCACCCGGCCAATGCGCGGGTATGACGCCAGCGACACTTTGAAACGCTCCGCAGCGTATGCCTGCGGAATCAGGTAAACATCCGCCAGCCCCGGCTCGGCACCAAAGCAGTAACCGCTGTCACCAATCAATTGCTCAACAGCCGTCAATCCTTGGCTGACCCAGTGATTGATCCATTGCACCACCTGCTCTTCATCCTGCCCGAGTTGCCGCAGCCGGTTGAGCACACTGACGTTGTGCAACGGGTGGATATCACAGGCTATCAAAGCCGCCACTGCCCGTTCATGAGCCCGGGTGGTGAGGTCTTTGGACAGCAGCGGCGATTGCGGATAACACTCTTCGAGGTATTCGATAATGGCCGGTGATTGCGTTAACACCTCACCGTCATCGGTGCGCAAGGCCGGCACGCGGCCTTGCGGGTTGATCGCCAGATACGCCGGCTGGCGGTGTTCGCCGCCCTCGGCGGCAATCAGGTTGATCGCCAGCGCCCGGTAATCCAGGCCCTTGAGTGCCAACGCAATACGCACCCGATACGACGATGTTGAGCGGTAGTAGGTGAAGAGATCCATGATCCGTTCCTTTTAGCGCGCCGCGATGACCTTGCCCCGGCACTCGCCAAATCCGATGGAGGAATAGCCTTCACGGATGCAACGTGCACGCAGGATGACTTCGTCGCCGTCTTCGAGGAATTTGCGAACCTCGCCCGACGCCAGCTCGACCGGTAGTTTGCCGCCCTCGGTAATCTCCAGCAGGCTGCCCAGTTGCGAACGATCCGGGCCGGACAAGGTGCCCGAGCCGAACAGGTCGCCAGACTGTAATTGGCAGCCATTGACGCTGTGATGCGCCACCAGTTGCGCAGCTGTCCAGTACATGTTCAGGGTATTGCTCAGGCCAAGTCGATGGGCCGGCAGGTTTTGTTCACGCATTGATTCGGTGAGCAGCAGTACTTCAAGCTCGATGTCCAGCGCCCCTTTGGCCTGATCCTGGGGATCGAGCAAGTACGCCAACGGTTGCGGATCACCTTCAGGACGGGCCGGCTGAGCACGACGGAATGGTTCCAGCGCTTCGGCAGTCACCACCCACGGCGAGATGCTGGTAATAAAGCTTTTGGACAGAAACGGACCAAGCGGTTGGTATTCCCATGCCTGAATATCCCGGGCCGACCAATCGTTGAGCAGGCAGTAACCGGCAATGTGGTCGCCCGCTTCACTGACCGGGATCGGGTCGCCCATCTCGTTGCCCTGGCCGATCCAGATCCCCAGTTCCAGCTCGTAGTCCAGGCGTGCGCATGGGCCGAAGGCGGGCTCGGTCTGGCCCGCCGGCAAGGTCTGCCCCTTGGGACGGCGCACGTCCGCGCCGGACGCGCGAATGGTCGAGGCGCGGCCGTGGTAGCCAATCGGCACGTATTTGTAGTTGGCCAGCAACGGATTATCAGGGCGAAACAGTTTGCCAACGTTTTTAGCGTGCTCGATACCGACGTAAAAGTCGGTGTAGTCGCCGATTTTTGCCGGTACCTGTAGCTCGCAATCCGCCGCCAGCGGCAGCAGCCTGGCACCTTGGGCTTCGATCTTGCCGCGCAAAGTGCTGCCTTCACTCAACAACTCGAGCAAACGCTCACGCAAAGCCACACGGGCACTGCGGCCCAAGGCGAAAAACGCATTCAGCACGCCGCCCATAGTGGCCTCTACCGCCACTTTGGCCTGCCCTTCAAACAAGCCGGCCGCCAAGCCCGCCTCTAGGTCGAAGATGTGTTCGCCGATCGCAACACCGCTGCGTGGAGCCGAGCCGTTCAGGCTGAAGATACCCATCGGCAGGTTTTGCAAAGGAAAATCGCGGTGGCCGTTAGCCGAGACAATCCAGCTTTGGGTGAGAGTGGACAGGGTCATGGCTTATCTCCGATTCGGGGTGAAGGTTGCGGGCAGCGAAGCCCAGCAAGCGTCGTAACTGGATTGCAATTGCGGGCACTCGAGGGCAAACCGACTAGGACGCAACACTTGGCTGGTTTCAAACATAAAGGCCATCGTGTTATCGATTTTGCTCGGTTGCAGCTCAGCTGCAATGGCTTTGGTGCAGGTTTCACCGTCCGGGCCATGGGCGCTCATGCAACTGTGCAGCGATGCCCCCCCCGGCAAGAAGCCTTCGGCCTTGGCGTCGTAACTGCCCTGGATCAGCCCCATGTATTCGTTCATCAAGTTGCGATGGAACCACGGTGGTCTGAAGGTTTTTTCTGCCACCATCCAGCGCGGCGGGAAAATGACGAAGTCCAGGTTAGCCAACCCCGGCACGCTGGTCGGCGAGGTCAGTACGGTAAAGATCGATGGATCGGGGTGGTCGAAGCTGACGGTGCCGATCGTGTTGAAACGTCGCAGGTCATATTTGTAAGGCACGTTATTACCGTGCCACGCCACGACGTTCAAGGGCGAGTGATCCAGCTCGCAACCCCAGAGCTCACCCAGAAACTTTTGCACCAGCACCGTGGTGCTCCGGTCGTCCTCGTAGTGGGCCACCGGGCTCAAAAAATCACGCGGATTGGCCAGCCCATTGCTGCCAATCGGTCCCAGATCCGGTAAACGCAGCACAGCACCGTGATTTTCGGCAACGTAGCCTCGAGCCTGCGCATCCAGCAATTCGACACGAAACTTGAGGCCGCGCGGGATCACGGCGATTTCCAAAGGTTCCAGCTCCAGCACACCCAGCTCGGTGCAAATGCGCAAACGGCCCTGCTCGGGTACGAGCAACAACTCGCCATCGGCATTGAAAAAGACCCGCTGCATGGAGATGTTGGCGCAGTAGTTGTAAATGCTGATGCCAGAAGGTTTTTGCGCCCCGCTGTTGGCGACCATACCGATCAACCCGTCGATGAAATCCGTGGGCTCATCAGGAATGGACAACGGGTTCCAACGCAAACGGTTGGGCGTGACCGGGCCTAACGGGCCACCGGCCAGTTGCCGCTCCAGCTTGATAAATGCCGGATGCTTGGCCGACGGCTGGATGCGGTACATCCAGGTACGGCGGGCTTCGCTGCGCGCCATGGTGAAGGCCGTGCCGGAAAACAATTCGGCGTACAGGCCATAAGGCACTTTTTGCGGGGAGTTCTGGCCGACTGGCAAAGCGCCCGGTAATGCTTCACTGCTGAATTCGTTGCCAAATCCGGATTGATAGACGGGAGTTGGCAAAGGCGAGTCGAGGTTCATGGAGCCTCCAGAGTGGAGAAGGCAGATGACAGCGCCATGCCCTGAATCAGCCTGCGCGTCGCTGCATTATTTTTATCGTAATTCAATTACGCATAACGTAATTTGATTGGTATTAAGCGTCAAGCTATAAAGACGCCCATTCGTCCCGAGATCCCAGAGCCTCCATGGAAAAGCCCCGCAGCAGCAACGACAGCACCGGCAAGCAAAAAGTGCGTTCCGCCGAGGTCGGTACGGACATCCTCAAAGCGTTGGCCGAGTTATCACCCTCGACCTCGCTCTCGCGGTTGGCCGAGCACGTGCAAATGCCTGCCAGCAAGGTGCACCGCTATTTACAGGCGCTGATTGCCAGTGGTTTTGCTGAACAAAATATCGCCACCAACCATTACGGCCTGGGTCGCGAGGCATTGCGTGTGGGTTTGGCCGCACTGAGCAGCATGGACGTCCTCAAAGTCGCCGCCTTGCCCTTGGCAGAATTGCGCGATGACCTGAACGAAACCTGCTTTTTAGCGGTATGGGGAAATCAGGGCGCAACCGTGGTGCACATCGAACCGGCAGTACGGGCGATTACAGTGGTCACTCAACTGGGTTCGGTGCTACCGCTCCTGAGTTCATCCACCGGACTGGTGTTCAACGCCTTTCTACCCGACCGCGAAACCGCAGAGTTGCGCGAGCAGGAGCTGGCACACGATCAGATTCATCCTTTGGCAAAACCCGAGGATTACGCCGCATTACGCGAGCAAATTCGCCAGCGCGGCTTGCATTTCGTACACGGTTTGTTGATGCCGGGCGTGGATGCACTGTCCGCCCCCGTGTTCAGCGCCACCGGGCAAGTGGCCGGGGTGCTGACCGTGGTCGGCCCCACCTCGCTGTTTCATGCGGACGAAAACGGGCCCGCAGCCAAACGGTTATTGGCCGCGAGCCAGGCCATCAGCTGGCGCATGGGTTATCAGCCAGACTGACAACCTGCAGGATCATAGATCCCACTTGTACCTGGATTCGTCCAGCAAGCGCTGGATCATTTTTTCGACGTCATACAAAGACAGCGTGTGGATCCGGTGAGTGTCTTCGAACGTCCACGGCTTGGCATACACGCCTGAAAGGCTTTGGTTATAGGTCGGTGCCATCCCGCGTTCAATGCTGTCGGTACCAATATCGACCAATGATTGAGTAAAGGTAAGCTTGGGGTCTACCACCGCGTGAACCGTGTTGACGTACACATCGTCACATAACATCCCCGATGGCTTGAGCTGCTCGTTCAAGAAGGCTCGTACGCGCTTGGTGTATGAAGTGATGTCATTCGACGTGATGATGCGTGGACTTGAGGGGAGGTCTTTCGGATCAATCATTGCGCTACTCCTGTTACTGCTCCCTGCCTATCAAAGCCTCATGCTGTGATCAAGTCTGCAGTGAGCAACCTGGTGAGTGCGCATTACACCCCGTGTTCCCGCCTCGTGCGCGGTACAAGATTATCGCGTGACATCCGTCCCTGAACGCCTACACCAGAGACAGCCTCGGCCCTATCAGACTGTTGCCGAAAACGTAACAGAGATTGTCGCAAAGCAGGCTTACTCCGACGCGCCCAAGCTCTTATTCTGGATGCATCTCCAGAGCAACGCAGTTGCTCTGCTACTCTCTTTAAGTGCATGGCCTTAAGCGGCCAGTCGCCCCCCGATTTACCCTGACGTTGATTTGTAGCTCCTTGATGAACGTCTTCTTTGGCCGCTGTTCTACAGCGGCCTTTTTTATGCCCGTTATTGGCGAGCCTTGCGTTTACGAGACGCTACAACACACCTGGCGGCGCCAAGGACACCCAAAGTCCGCAACGCGGCCGCGGTTTAAAAGACGCTTGTCAGCAACGGTGCGGCAAACAGGTTGAGAATACCGGTCAGTACCATCACTAGGCCCGCTACCGAGCCTTCTTCGCTACCCACCTCTCGGGCACGGCTAACACCTGCGCCGTGGGCTCCTATACCGAACAGCGCACCGCGGGCCAGACTGCTGCGCAGTGGCAACCACTTGAGCAGGAGCCCGCCCAGCAGCGCACCAAATACACCGGTGAACATCACAAATACGGCGGTGAGTTCTGGCACCCCGCCCAAGTCCTGGGCAAGAGGCATGGCAAACGGTGTGGTGATGGAACGGGGCACCAGTGACATCGTCAATGAGGTGTCGAGCGCCAATGCCCTGGCCAGCCAGAATGAGCTGCCAATGGAGACTGCGCTGCCCGCCAGCATCCCCAGCAACAAGGCCCCCCAGTGCCGGGCCAACAGCTGGCGCTGTTGCCAGATAGGTACCGCAAAGGCAACTGTCACCGGCCCCAGTACCAGCATGAGCCAATGGGTGTTGCTCGCGTATTCGGAATACGCGGTATGCAATGGCACCGCGACGGCGAGCAACAAGGCCGGAACCAATATCAGAGGTGATAGCAAATAGCGTCCGGTGCGGCCATACAGCCAGCGGCTCAGGCTATACGTAAGCAGGGTGAACATCAGCCAGAACATCGGCATCACCTCAAACTTCATGGCGCATCCTCCAACGGCACACAGCCTCCACGGTAAATGCGGTG is a window of Pseudomonas taetrolens DNA encoding:
- a CDS encoding LrgB family protein, yielding MKFEVMPMFWLMFTLLTYSLSRWLYGRTGRYLLSPLILVPALLLAVAVPLHTAYSEYASNTHWLMLVLGPVTVAFAVPIWQQRQLLARHWGALLLGMLAGSAVSIGSSFWLARALALDTSLTMSLVPRSITTPFAMPLAQDLGGVPELTAVFVMFTGVFGALLGGLLLKWLPLRSSLARGALFGIGAHGAGVSRAREVGSEEGSVAGLVMVLTGILNLFAAPLLTSVF
- the maiA gene encoding maleylacetoacetate isomerase, encoding MDLFTYYRSTSSYRVRIALALKGLDYRALAINLIAAEGGEHRQPAYLAINPQGRVPALRTDDGEVLTQSPAIIEYLEECYPQSPLLSKDLTTRAHERAVAALIACDIHPLHNVSVLNRLRQLGQDEEQVVQWINHWVSQGLTAVEQLIGDSGYCFGAEPGLADVYLIPQAYAAERFKVSLASYPRIGRVLALAQNHPAFIKAHPAQQPDTPPPASA
- the hmgA gene encoding homogentisate 1,2-dioxygenase, giving the protein MNLDSPLPTPVYQSGFGNEFSSEALPGALPVGQNSPQKVPYGLYAELFSGTAFTMARSEARRTWMYRIQPSAKHPAFIKLERQLAGGPLGPVTPNRLRWNPLSIPDEPTDFIDGLIGMVANSGAQKPSGISIYNYCANISMQRVFFNADGELLLVPEQGRLRICTELGVLELEPLEIAVIPRGLKFRVELLDAQARGYVAENHGAVLRLPDLGPIGSNGLANPRDFLSPVAHYEDDRSTTVLVQKFLGELWGCELDHSPLNVVAWHGNNVPYKYDLRRFNTIGTVSFDHPDPSIFTVLTSPTSVPGLANLDFVIFPPRWMVAEKTFRPPWFHRNLMNEYMGLIQGSYDAKAEGFLPGGASLHSCMSAHGPDGETCTKAIAAELQPSKIDNTMAFMFETSQVLRPSRFALECPQLQSSYDACWASLPATFTPNRR
- the fahA gene encoding fumarylacetoacetase, whose amino-acid sequence is MTLSTLTQSWIVSANGHRDFPLQNLPMGIFSLNGSAPRSGVAIGEHIFDLEAGLAAGLFEGQAKVAVEATMGGVLNAFFALGRSARVALRERLLELLSEGSTLRGKIEAQGARLLPLAADCELQVPAKIGDYTDFYVGIEHAKNVGKLFRPDNPLLANYKYVPIGYHGRASTIRASGADVRRPKGQTLPAGQTEPAFGPCARLDYELELGIWIGQGNEMGDPIPVSEAGDHIAGYCLLNDWSARDIQAWEYQPLGPFLSKSFITSISPWVVTAEALEPFRRAQPARPEGDPQPLAYLLDPQDQAKGALDIELEVLLLTESMREQNLPAHRLGLSNTLNMYWTAAQLVAHHSVNGCQLQSGDLFGSGTLSGPDRSQLGSLLEITEGGKLPVELASGEVRKFLEDGDEVILRARCIREGYSSIGFGECRGKVIAAR
- a CDS encoding Leu/Phe/Val dehydrogenase, with the translated sequence MFALMQSAHIESLHLSVDPVTGLKAVIAVHSSRLGPALGGCRYLAYPNDESALNDAVRLAQDMSYKAALAGLAFGGGQAVIVRAAHVESRAALFEAFGRCVEQLAGRYITAIDSGTSTADMDCIAQHTQHVTSTTDAGDPSPHAAMGVFAGIRSSASWRLGSDNLEGLRVAVQGLGKVGYALAEQLHAAGAELLVSDTDPGKVRLAMEQLGAHPVACEALLSTPCDILAPCGLGGVLNWHSVAQLRCAAVAGCANNQLTNLQVADQLERRGILYAPDYVINSGGLIYLALTHEGAQPEAINLQLRRISQRLAGIYAHAQAEKRSPARVSDELAQSLLYPAAEGTG
- a CDS encoding IclR family transcriptional regulator, coding for MEKPRSSNDSTGKQKVRSAEVGTDILKALAELSPSTSLSRLAEHVQMPASKVHRYLQALIASGFAEQNIATNHYGLGREALRVGLAALSSMDVLKVAALPLAELRDDLNETCFLAVWGNQGATVVHIEPAVRAITVVTQLGSVLPLLSSSTGLVFNAFLPDRETAELREQELAHDQIHPLAKPEDYAALREQIRQRGLHFVHGLLMPGVDALSAPVFSATGQVAGVLTVVGPTSLFHADENGPAAKRLLAASQAISWRMGYQPD